A stretch of the Archangium violaceum genome encodes the following:
- a CDS encoding ATP-binding sensor histidine kinase, producing MSVSDSTHRLVPLLIPGYTLQGPFQETGTNVLYRAVREADGLPVIVKTPRFLHPGPRERARYQREYTILQRLRGTPGVLAAHGHEVLQDRPLLLLEDVGGGALSEQVGRALEPSRFLELALSLAATLAEVHRRGVIHKDIKPSNILVSPSGGAWLIDFGIATLQRVEHVEAILQHQFVEGTPAYMSPEQSGRMNRAVDYRTDFYSLGVSFYEVLTGKLPFRGQDVLEWFHAHLAQAPIPPHRVVSSVPAALSAVVMKLLAKVAEERYQSAEGLRADLARCQEALRGGALEPFPLGSRDVPARFLLPQRLYGREAEVDTLLESFERVAQTKRAEWMLVRGYPGIGKSAVVRELHRPVLRRRGFFLSGKFDQFQRDVPYATLAQAIRELVQQLLAGSDEEMAAWRKRLLEAWEGNGRVLVELVPQLDRVAGAQPALDELPPGEARNRFNRVFQRFLGVFATPERPLVLFLDDLQWADFASLELLRYLTTHPDTPPLLLIGAYRDNEVSPSHPLERTLAEARKAGARLGEIRLGALELEQTRRLVADALPGASEELVVPLTSLVQEKTGGNPFFLLQLLQTLHQDGLVVRAQEGGWRWDAEGVRARGYSDNVIDFMVGRLLQLPERTRLLLCLAACVGNTCPVQELTLLAEQDAAQVEQGLEPAFLEDLLVRVDTWGYRFLHDRIQQAVYTLVPEQERKSIHLRMGRLLLERLSPEELRERIFDVVGHLNAGVELMTEEERSRLAHLNAEAGWRAKASNAWRSAAACFTLALSLLPSEPWDGEGALAFKLRLEQAGCELMSGNAAEARRLVDELLPRARTRADLAAVYSLKREILIASSDAPGAVSCLLECLTAFGMPLPLHPSQEEVMAANDEVWRLLGERPIESLIELPPMSDPDLKAVMRILAALSLPTFYSGNNNLYVLHICRMVSLSIRHGSSEASSHAYVWYGFVSSNAFRRYREGHTFGKLACELAERQGLSHQRGEVFLLRGLLEQWVHPFPLAQERFRDAMHRAALAGDFQNASYCYNNLVASHLALGRELSDIHQDAVAGHDFASKAGFWDVAQTMLVCQRYVQQLRGRSESFSTLNGDGFDEAAFESLLASRGLSSMRCCHAIMKLQSRFVCGSYDEARQAAAAARELIWASHGQAFHYLYHLYRALTLAACCRDAPPPLRGEYLEAIEQHHRQLAEWAEHCPENFRAAERLVFAERARLNDQPDNALRAYEEAIQSAREQGSLLNVALACEQAARFWRARGMPTTAMAFAREAREAWWQWGAEGKVRQMDELWPSLAAPAMRGQESSTSYDTDSSHLDAITILKAQQAISSEIVLDRLVNTLMRVALENVGAQRGALLLLRNDTLEVAALVDTFSGLSSISAEAERPLPWTLLTYVRRSGEHVLINDTAQPHAFSTDSYFSDSPARCVLCLPLGRQEELGGLLYLENDLASEAFSPRRVALLRHIVSQAAISIENARLYAEVRRAEAVMRQSNDELERRVEERTRELKQAQAHLVETARVAGMAEIASNILHEAGNALTSVVVDTDLLRKAVEASRVGRVQQVAELLEEHQDDLADFLTQDSRGSLLAGYLSSLAGELLREQAALKKGLEALEGHVSRVGTIVQTQRTYATSTLLTDEYDLGGLVEEALHLHQMASRHFPMSVTKELSELPLVRVDRHRVLQILTSLLSNARGALTPVPEGERRLRVRLSAEDGWARIQVEDNGEGLTPEVRERLFTQGFSTRKDGYGIGLHTSALAARLLGGRLTLESDGPGQGAIATLELPLKETRRGG from the coding sequence ATGAGCGTCAGCGACTCCACCCACCGCCTGGTTCCCCTCCTCATCCCTGGATACACGCTCCAGGGGCCCTTCCAGGAGACGGGAACGAACGTCCTCTACCGCGCGGTGCGCGAGGCCGACGGGCTCCCGGTCATCGTCAAGACGCCGCGCTTCCTGCACCCCGGCCCGCGCGAGCGCGCTCGCTACCAGCGCGAGTACACCATCCTGCAGCGCCTGAGGGGCACTCCCGGGGTGCTCGCCGCCCACGGGCATGAGGTGCTCCAGGATCGGCCCCTCCTCCTGCTGGAGGACGTGGGGGGGGGGGCCCTGTCGGAGCAGGTGGGACGCGCGCTCGAGCCTTCCCGGTTCCTCGAGCTGGCCCTCTCCCTGGCGGCCACCCTGGCGGAGGTCCACCGGCGCGGCGTCATCCACAAGGACATCAAGCCCTCCAACATCCTCGTGTCGCCGTCGGGAGGGGCCTGGCTCATCGACTTCGGCATCGCCACCCTGCAGCGGGTGGAGCACGTGGAGGCGATCCTCCAACACCAGTTCGTCGAGGGCACTCCGGCCTACATGTCCCCGGAGCAGTCGGGGAGGATGAATCGCGCGGTGGACTACCGCACGGACTTCTACTCGCTGGGGGTGTCGTTCTACGAGGTACTGACGGGGAAGCTGCCCTTCCGGGGGCAGGACGTGTTGGAGTGGTTCCACGCCCATCTGGCCCAGGCGCCCATTCCTCCGCACCGGGTGGTGTCGTCGGTTCCCGCCGCTCTCTCGGCGGTGGTGATGAAGCTGCTGGCCAAGGTGGCCGAGGAGCGCTACCAGAGCGCCGAGGGGCTGCGGGCGGACCTGGCGCGGTGCCAGGAGGCGCTGCGGGGCGGGGCGCTGGAGCCATTCCCCCTGGGCAGCCGGGATGTCCCCGCCCGCTTCCTGCTCCCCCAGCGGCTGTACGGCCGCGAGGCGGAAGTGGACACCCTGCTGGAGTCCTTCGAGCGGGTGGCCCAGACGAAGCGGGCCGAGTGGATGCTCGTGCGTGGCTACCCCGGCATCGGCAAGTCCGCCGTCGTCCGCGAGTTGCACCGCCCCGTGCTCCGGCGGCGCGGCTTCTTCCTCAGCGGCAAGTTCGATCAATTCCAGCGGGACGTGCCCTACGCCACGCTGGCGCAGGCCATCCGGGAGCTGGTGCAGCAACTCCTGGCCGGTAGCGACGAGGAGATGGCGGCCTGGCGCAAGAGGCTGCTGGAGGCGTGGGAGGGCAATGGGCGGGTGCTGGTGGAGCTGGTGCCCCAGCTCGATCGGGTCGCCGGCGCGCAGCCCGCTCTCGACGAGCTGCCGCCTGGCGAGGCGCGCAACCGTTTCAACCGTGTCTTCCAGCGTTTCCTCGGTGTCTTCGCCACCCCCGAGCGCCCCCTCGTCCTCTTCCTGGATGATCTGCAGTGGGCGGACTTCGCCAGTCTGGAGCTGCTCCGCTACCTCACCACGCACCCGGATACGCCGCCCCTGCTGCTGATCGGCGCCTACCGGGACAACGAGGTGAGCCCCTCCCACCCGTTGGAGCGGACGCTGGCGGAGGCTCGCAAGGCCGGAGCGAGGTTGGGGGAGATCCGCCTGGGCGCGCTGGAGCTGGAGCAGACGCGGCGGTTGGTGGCGGATGCACTGCCCGGGGCCAGCGAGGAGCTGGTGGTGCCCCTGACGTCGCTCGTCCAGGAGAAGACGGGGGGCAACCCCTTCTTCCTCCTCCAGTTGTTGCAGACGCTCCACCAGGACGGGCTGGTGGTGCGGGCCCAGGAGGGGGGCTGGCGCTGGGACGCCGAGGGGGTACGGGCCAGGGGGTACTCGGACAACGTCATCGACTTCATGGTGGGCCGCCTGTTGCAGCTGCCGGAGCGGACGAGGCTGCTGCTCTGTCTGGCGGCGTGCGTGGGCAATACCTGCCCCGTGCAGGAGCTGACCCTCCTCGCCGAGCAGGACGCGGCCCAGGTGGAGCAGGGCCTGGAGCCCGCCTTCCTGGAGGATCTGCTGGTGCGGGTGGATACCTGGGGGTACCGCTTCCTGCACGATCGCATTCAACAGGCGGTCTACACGCTCGTCCCCGAGCAGGAGCGCAAGTCCATCCATCTGCGCATGGGCCGCCTGCTGCTGGAGCGTCTCTCTCCGGAGGAGCTGCGCGAGCGCATCTTCGATGTGGTGGGGCACCTCAACGCGGGTGTGGAGTTGATGACGGAGGAGGAGCGCTCCCGCCTGGCGCACCTGAATGCCGAGGCGGGTTGGAGGGCCAAGGCCTCCAATGCCTGGCGCTCGGCCGCCGCCTGCTTCACCCTGGCCCTCTCCCTGCTTCCCTCCGAGCCCTGGGACGGGGAGGGCGCCCTGGCCTTCAAGCTGCGCCTGGAGCAGGCGGGCTGTGAGCTGATGAGTGGCAACGCCGCCGAGGCTCGCCGGCTGGTGGACGAGCTGCTGCCTCGGGCGCGCACGCGCGCGGACCTGGCGGCCGTCTACTCCCTCAAGCGGGAGATCCTCATCGCCTCCAGCGATGCCCCGGGTGCCGTCAGCTGCCTGCTGGAATGTCTGACGGCGTTCGGCATGCCCCTGCCGCTCCATCCCTCCCAGGAGGAGGTGATGGCCGCCAACGACGAGGTGTGGCGCCTGTTGGGGGAACGCCCCATCGAGAGCCTCATCGAGCTGCCGCCCATGTCGGATCCCGACTTGAAGGCGGTCATGCGCATCCTCGCGGCCCTGTCCCTTCCCACCTTCTACTCGGGCAACAACAACCTGTACGTCCTCCACATCTGCCGGATGGTGTCCCTCTCCATCCGTCACGGCAGCTCGGAGGCCTCCTCTCACGCGTATGTCTGGTATGGCTTCGTGAGCAGCAATGCCTTCCGGCGGTACCGGGAGGGGCATACCTTCGGCAAGCTCGCCTGCGAGCTCGCCGAGCGCCAGGGTCTCTCCCACCAGCGGGGCGAGGTGTTCCTGCTCCGGGGGCTGCTCGAGCAGTGGGTGCACCCGTTTCCCCTCGCCCAGGAGCGCTTTCGCGATGCCATGCACCGGGCGGCCCTGGCGGGTGATTTCCAGAATGCCAGCTATTGCTACAACAACCTCGTCGCGAGCCATCTCGCCCTGGGACGCGAGCTGTCCGACATCCACCAGGATGCCGTCGCCGGCCATGACTTCGCCTCCAAGGCGGGCTTCTGGGATGTCGCCCAGACGATGCTCGTCTGCCAGCGTTACGTGCAACAGCTCCGCGGGCGCTCCGAGTCGTTCAGCACCCTGAATGGTGATGGCTTCGACGAGGCGGCGTTCGAGAGCCTGTTGGCCTCCAGGGGCCTGAGCTCGATGCGCTGCTGCCACGCCATCATGAAACTGCAGTCCCGCTTCGTGTGTGGCTCCTATGACGAGGCGCGCCAGGCGGCGGCCGCCGCCAGGGAGCTGATCTGGGCGTCGCACGGCCAGGCATTCCATTACCTCTATCATCTGTACCGGGCGCTGACCCTGGCGGCGTGCTGCCGGGACGCCCCGCCACCGCTGCGCGGCGAGTACCTGGAGGCCATCGAGCAACACCACCGGCAGTTGGCGGAGTGGGCCGAGCACTGCCCGGAGAACTTCCGCGCGGCCGAGCGACTGGTGTTCGCGGAGAGGGCGCGCCTGAACGATCAACCCGACAATGCCCTCCGGGCATACGAGGAGGCCATCCAATCCGCCCGCGAGCAGGGCTCCCTGCTGAACGTGGCCCTGGCGTGTGAGCAGGCCGCGCGCTTCTGGAGGGCCCGGGGGATGCCCACCACCGCCATGGCCTTCGCCCGGGAGGCCCGGGAGGCCTGGTGGCAGTGGGGGGCCGAGGGCAAGGTGCGGCAGATGGACGAGCTGTGGCCGTCCCTGGCCGCTCCGGCCATGAGGGGCCAGGAGTCCAGCACCAGCTACGACACGGACTCCAGTCACCTGGATGCGATCACGATCCTCAAGGCCCAGCAGGCCATCTCCAGTGAGATCGTCCTGGATCGGCTGGTGAATACCCTCATGCGGGTGGCGCTGGAGAACGTCGGCGCCCAGCGCGGCGCGCTGCTGTTGCTGCGCAATGACACGCTGGAGGTGGCGGCCCTCGTGGACACCTTCTCGGGCCTGTCCTCGATATCGGCGGAGGCCGAGCGGCCGTTGCCCTGGACGCTGCTGACCTACGTGCGGCGCTCGGGCGAGCACGTCCTCATCAACGACACCGCCCAGCCCCACGCCTTCTCCACGGATTCGTACTTCTCCGACAGTCCGGCCCGCTGCGTGCTGTGCCTGCCGCTCGGGCGCCAGGAGGAGCTCGGCGGGCTGTTGTACCTGGAGAACGATCTGGCCTCGGAGGCCTTCTCCCCCAGACGCGTCGCGCTGCTCAGACACATCGTCTCCCAGGCCGCCATCTCCATCGAGAACGCGCGCCTGTACGCGGAGGTGCGGCGGGCCGAGGCCGTCATGCGCCAGTCCAATGACGAGCTGGAGCGGCGCGTGGAGGAGCGTACGCGCGAGCTGAAGCAGGCCCAGGCTCACCTGGTGGAGACGGCGCGCGTGGCGGGCATGGCGGAGATCGCCTCCAACATCCTCCACGAGGCGGGCAATGCCCTCACCAGCGTGGTGGTGGACACGGATCTGCTCCGCAAGGCGGTGGAGGCCTCGCGCGTCGGCCGGGTGCAGCAGGTCGCGGAGCTGCTGGAGGAGCACCAGGACGATCTGGCGGACTTCCTCACCCAGGATTCGCGCGGCAGCCTCCTGGCGGGCTACCTGTCCAGCCTCGCGGGCGAGCTGCTGCGCGAGCAGGCGGCGCTGAAGAAGGGCCTGGAGGCCCTGGAAGGTCATGTGAGCCGGGTGGGGACCATCGTCCAGACGCAGCGGACCTATGCGACATCCACGCTGCTGACGGACGAGTACGACCTGGGCGGACTGGTGGAGGAGGCCCTGCACCTGCACCAGATGGCGTCACGGCACTTCCCCATGTCGGTGACGAAGGAGCTCTCCGAGCTGCCGCTGGTACGGGTGGACAGGCATCGCGTGTTGCAGATCCTCACGAGCCTGCTCAGCAACGCCCGGGGGGCCCTGACGCCCGTGCCCGAGGGGGAGCGGCGCCTGCGGGTGCGGCTGTCCGCGGAGGACGGGTGGGCCCGGATCCAGGTGGAGGACAACGGAGAGGGCCTGACGCCGGAGGTCCGCGAGCGCCTCTTCACGCAAGGCTTCAGCACGCGCAAGGACGGCTACGGCATCGGTCTGCACACCAGCGCGCTGGCGGCCCGGTTGTTGGGCGGACGGCTGACGCTGGAGAGTGACGGGCCGGGGCAGGGTGCCATCGCCACCCTCGAGCTCCCCCTCAAGGAAACGCGTCGTGGAGGATGA
- a CDS encoding DUF808 domain-containing protein, with the protein MAGSSLLALIDDIATILDDVAVMTKLAAKKTAGVLGDDLALNAQQVTGVNADRELPVVWAVAKGSAVNKAILVPLALLISAFLPWAVTPLLMVGGLFLCFEGVEKLAHKFLHSEAEDEAHHAELTQALVDPNVDLVALEKEKIKGAVRTDFILSAEIIAISLGVVAGAPLMTQVTVLVGVAVLMTVGVYGLVAGIVKIDDLGLALSRSSSGFHQSLGAGILKAAPWLMKSLSIAGTVAMFLVGGGILTHGIPPLHHAIEEFAHHAGEVPGLGGLLAALVPTLADGLIGIVAGAVALGVVTVFQRVLSRGRKAA; encoded by the coding sequence TTGGCCGGATCCAGCCTGCTTGCACTGATCGACGACATCGCCACCATCCTCGACGATGTGGCGGTGATGACCAAGCTGGCCGCGAAGAAGACCGCCGGCGTGCTGGGGGATGACCTGGCGCTCAATGCCCAGCAGGTCACCGGCGTCAACGCCGACCGCGAGCTGCCGGTGGTGTGGGCCGTGGCCAAGGGCTCGGCGGTGAACAAGGCCATCCTGGTGCCCCTGGCGCTGCTCATCAGCGCCTTCCTGCCCTGGGCGGTGACGCCGCTGCTGATGGTGGGTGGCCTCTTCCTGTGCTTCGAGGGCGTCGAGAAGCTGGCGCACAAGTTCCTGCACAGCGAGGCCGAGGACGAGGCCCACCACGCCGAGCTCACCCAGGCCCTGGTCGACCCGAACGTCGACCTGGTGGCGCTCGAGAAGGAGAAGATCAAGGGCGCGGTGCGCACCGACTTCATCCTCTCGGCGGAGATCATCGCGATCTCGCTGGGCGTCGTGGCCGGCGCACCCCTCATGACCCAGGTGACGGTGCTGGTCGGGGTGGCCGTGCTGATGACCGTGGGCGTCTACGGCCTGGTGGCGGGCATCGTGAAGATCGACGACCTGGGGCTCGCCCTCAGCCGGAGCTCCAGTGGATTCCACCAGAGCCTGGGGGCGGGCATCCTGAAGGCGGCGCCCTGGCTCATGAAGAGCCTGTCGATCGCCGGCACCGTGGCCATGTTCCTGGTCGGCGGAGGCATCCTCACGCACGGCATCCCCCCGCTGCACCACGCGATCGAGGAGTTCGCCCACCACGCGGGCGAGGTGCCCGGCCTCGGCGGACTGCTGGCGGCGCTCGTTCCGACGTTGGCCGACGGACTGATTGGCATCGTGGCCGGCGCGGTGGCGCTCGGTGTGGTGACCGTGTTCCAGCGCGTCCTGAGCCGTGGAAGGAAGGCGGCCTGA